A window of the Thermoplasmata archaeon genome harbors these coding sequences:
- a CDS encoding ATPase domain-containing protein → MSSALPTYVRGLDAALGGGIPRKHTVLVLGGPGTMKTALTYSILYHNQRRGIPCLYVSLEEATESITEAMAAMGMPEEVQGNSRGPDILDLGRLRLEVDKAGSSGNWLTILRKLLREGVDGNRYEALVLDSLEALLAFVNPSKPREEVFQLFGFLRDLGTTNFVISEVPLAGPSPNNYGVEFLSDGILRLTRFEIHETEVQRRLQIVKMRKVNHETGVYSLNFEDGRFFLAKAIVEAE, encoded by the coding sequence ATGTCGTCCGCGTTGCCCACGTACGTCCGTGGGCTAGACGCCGCGCTCGGCGGGGGCATCCCGAGGAAGCACACGGTGCTCGTCCTCGGCGGGCCCGGGACGATGAAGACCGCGCTCACCTACAGCATCCTGTACCACAACCAGCGGCGCGGCATCCCGTGCCTCTACGTCTCGCTCGAGGAGGCGACGGAGAGCATCACGGAGGCCATGGCGGCGATGGGGATGCCAGAGGAGGTCCAGGGGAATTCCCGCGGCCCCGACATCTTGGACCTCGGCCGGCTCCGCTTGGAGGTCGACAAGGCGGGCTCTTCGGGGAACTGGCTCACCATCCTCCGGAAGCTGTTGCGCGAAGGGGTCGATGGCAACCGGTACGAGGCGCTCGTCTTGGATTCCCTCGAGGCGCTCCTCGCCTTCGTCAACCCGTCGAAGCCGCGCGAGGAGGTCTTCCAGCTGTTCGGGTTCCTCCGGGACCTCGGCACGACGAACTTCGTGATCTCCGAGGTGCCGCTCGCGGGCCCCTCCCCGAACAACTACGGGGTCGAGTTCCTTTCCGACGGCATCCTCCGACTCACCCGTTTCGAAATCCACGAGACCGAGGTGCAGCGGCGCCTCCAGATTGTGAAGATGCGGAAGGTCAACCACGAGACCGGCGTGTACTCGCTCAATTTCGAGGACGGCCGATTCTTCCTCGCGAAGGCGATCGTGGAGGCGGAGTAA
- a CDS encoding HVO_0476 family zinc finger protein → MAAPSALVLTCGQCGETAPHRVLRGKIGGGDEIVFEGVVKCSACDFVSSVVTREPKPIDVPLVVSWLDQSEKTSLEFSPEEDVRVGEELDLGDSRIAITAIEVGGRRVDGAKAKEVATLWAKRIDQVRVKFSVNKGNRTVPHEVLAAADEEFEIGEIVDLGKVRAVVHHIRTRMRTVRDGRVRADEIVRMYGRVVRERTSR, encoded by the coding sequence ATGGCGGCCCCGAGCGCCCTCGTCCTGACGTGCGGACAGTGCGGCGAGACCGCCCCGCATCGCGTGTTGCGCGGCAAGATCGGAGGGGGCGACGAGATCGTCTTCGAGGGCGTCGTCAAGTGCTCCGCGTGCGACTTCGTTTCGTCCGTGGTGACGCGGGAGCCGAAGCCGATCGACGTGCCGCTCGTCGTGTCGTGGCTCGACCAATCCGAGAAGACGTCGCTCGAGTTCTCCCCCGAGGAGGACGTCCGCGTGGGGGAGGAGCTCGACCTCGGCGACTCGCGCATCGCGATCACCGCGATCGAAGTCGGCGGCCGGCGCGTCGACGGCGCGAAAGCGAAGGAGGTCGCGACGCTCTGGGCGAAGCGGATCGACCAGGTCCGCGTGAAGTTCAGCGTGAACAAGGGGAACCGCACGGTGCCGCACGAGGTCCTCGCGGCGGCCGACGAAGAGTTCGAGATCGGGGAGATCGTCGACCTCGGAAAGGTCCGGGCGGTCGTGCACCACATCCGAACCCGCATGAGGACGGTCCGCGATGGCCGTGTCCGCGCGGACGAGATCGTGCGGATGTACGGGCGGGTCGTGCGCGAGCGGACGTCGCGGTAG
- the wecB gene encoding UDP-N-acetylglucosamine 2-epimerase (non-hydrolyzing) yields MKIASVVGARPQFIKAAPVSREVRQHNEEILVHTGQHHDDNMSEVFFEVLDIPRPDYNLGIGGGSPAWQTAEMIRALDGVLEKERPEFVLVYGDTNSTLAGAIVASKRGLPLGHVEAGLRSYNRAMPEEINRIVADQLSVLLFCPTQTAVDNLEREGIERGVHMVGDVMYDIALQSAQAARSRDVAARFGVTRGEYVLATLHRPGNVDDRAVLTGIVRAFARSRRPIVFPVHPRTRKNLEAFGLWDTLRARVKAIDPVDYLDFIALVMGAWKVVTDSGGVQKEAYFFGVPCVTLRDETEWIETVEDGWNALVGTEPEDILDAIEKFNPAGTKSKSFGDGHAAEKIARILDKFV; encoded by the coding sequence GTGAAGATCGCGAGCGTCGTCGGCGCGCGACCGCAGTTCATCAAGGCCGCGCCGGTGAGCCGCGAAGTGCGTCAGCACAACGAGGAGATCCTCGTCCACACGGGCCAGCACCACGACGACAACATGTCCGAGGTCTTCTTCGAAGTCCTCGACATCCCGCGGCCCGACTACAACCTCGGCATCGGAGGCGGGAGCCCGGCGTGGCAGACGGCCGAGATGATCCGCGCCCTCGATGGCGTGCTCGAGAAGGAGCGGCCCGAGTTCGTCCTCGTGTACGGCGACACGAACTCGACCCTCGCCGGCGCGATCGTCGCGTCGAAGAGGGGCCTGCCCCTCGGCCACGTCGAGGCGGGGCTGCGCTCGTACAATCGAGCGATGCCGGAGGAAATCAACCGGATCGTCGCGGACCAGCTGTCCGTCCTCCTGTTCTGCCCGACGCAGACGGCCGTCGACAACCTCGAGCGCGAGGGGATCGAGCGGGGCGTGCACATGGTCGGGGACGTCATGTACGACATCGCGTTGCAGAGCGCGCAGGCCGCCCGGTCGCGCGACGTCGCGGCGCGGTTCGGCGTGACGCGGGGCGAGTACGTCCTCGCGACGCTGCACCGGCCGGGCAACGTGGACGACCGCGCGGTGCTCACGGGCATCGTGCGCGCCTTCGCGCGCTCGCGCCGGCCGATCGTCTTCCCGGTCCATCCCAGGACGCGCAAGAACCTGGAAGCGTTCGGGCTGTGGGACACGCTCCGCGCCCGCGTGAAGGCGATCGACCCGGTCGACTACCTCGACTTCATCGCGCTGGTGATGGGCGCGTGGAAGGTCGTCACGGATTCCGGCGGGGTGCAGAAGGAGGCATACTTCTTCGGCGTCCCGTGCGTCACGCTCCGCGACGAGACGGAGTGGATCGAGACGGTCGAGGACGGGTGGAACGCCCTCGTCGGCACGGAGCCGGAGGACATCCTCGACGCGATCGAGAAGTTCAATCCGGCCGGCACGAAGTCGAAGTCGTTCGGGGACGGCCACGCCGCGGAGAAGATCGCCCGGATCCTCGACAAGTTCGTGTGA
- a CDS encoding TraB/GumN family protein, which produces MITLLGVGHVFDIGRAIRAEVLARRPRVVALELDPARYQALMGREPRARGLSPLALLAQFQIRIARQYGVEVGDEMVAAAKAAQEVGSEVALIDQDSRAVLGRVWREMSFGERVRLLVSAIGGLFTRKERVEAELQRFYADERGFIEEFARELPTAKRILIDERDALMASTLRQVADAKGDVVAVVGEGHIEGLRRHLAGVAVDVVHLQDLRSAPPGPNASASVTVHL; this is translated from the coding sequence ATGATCACGCTCCTCGGTGTCGGCCACGTCTTCGACATCGGCCGGGCGATCCGCGCGGAGGTCCTCGCGCGCCGCCCGCGCGTGGTCGCGCTCGAGCTCGATCCGGCTCGCTACCAAGCGCTCATGGGCCGCGAGCCCCGAGCCCGGGGCCTGTCGCCGCTCGCGCTGCTCGCTCAATTCCAGATCCGGATCGCACGGCAGTACGGCGTCGAGGTCGGGGACGAGATGGTCGCGGCCGCGAAGGCGGCGCAGGAGGTCGGCAGCGAGGTCGCGCTCATCGACCAGGACTCCCGTGCCGTGCTCGGACGCGTGTGGCGGGAGATGTCGTTCGGGGAGCGCGTGCGCCTCCTCGTGTCCGCGATCGGCGGCCTCTTCACCCGAAAGGAGAGGGTCGAGGCGGAGCTCCAGCGGTTCTACGCGGACGAGCGGGGTTTCATCGAGGAGTTCGCCCGGGAGCTGCCGACGGCGAAGCGCATCCTGATCGACGAGAGGGACGCGCTCATGGCCTCGACGCTGCGGCAGGTCGCGGACGCGAAGGGCGACGTCGTCGCGGTCGTGGGCGAGGGCCACATCGAGGGGTTGCGCCGCCATCTCGCCGGCGTCGCGGTCGACGTCGTGCACCTGCAGGACCTGCGGTCCGCCCCGCCCGGCCCGAACGCAAGCGCGAGCGTGACCGTTCACCTATGA
- a CDS encoding rhomboid family intramembrane serine protease, whose translation MDVSSVVALGIVVLATAYAFVRRALLSLTYAVAILVVYALEVASGFGIVDTLGLVSAPGQAPAPWSWVTFQFVHASETHVFLNLLGLVFLSPTFEERVGSPRWAILYFAGGAFGAFAFLVVNLGHPIVLVGASAGISAVFGAYGRLYPRDRVTLFLPIPGVPAIPVAQLVVIFLVLELLLGFFGPSGIAWQAHAAGIAFGFAAAPAVMRLPMPGRRRAAKPTRIDGLRDLATTPELRAILEEAARADLPETRNAWIEKLVASARCPQCGGTLRLRFGRLASPCGWRRSL comes from the coding sequence GTGGACGTCTCGTCGGTCGTCGCCCTCGGGATCGTCGTCCTCGCGACCGCGTACGCGTTCGTCCGCAGGGCGCTCTTGTCCCTCACGTACGCCGTGGCGATCCTGGTGGTGTACGCGCTCGAAGTCGCGTCCGGCTTCGGCATCGTGGACACGCTGGGCCTCGTTTCCGCGCCGGGGCAAGCCCCCGCGCCGTGGTCCTGGGTCACATTCCAGTTCGTGCACGCATCGGAGACCCATGTGTTCCTGAACCTCCTCGGCCTCGTGTTCCTCTCGCCGACGTTCGAGGAGCGCGTCGGGAGTCCAAGGTGGGCGATCCTGTACTTCGCGGGCGGAGCGTTCGGGGCGTTCGCCTTCCTGGTCGTCAACCTGGGCCACCCGATCGTCCTCGTCGGCGCGTCCGCGGGCATTTCGGCGGTCTTCGGGGCGTACGGGCGGCTGTACCCGCGGGACCGCGTCACGCTGTTCCTCCCGATCCCGGGCGTCCCCGCGATCCCCGTCGCGCAGCTCGTGGTGATCTTCCTCGTCCTCGAGCTGCTGCTCGGCTTCTTCGGCCCGTCGGGCATCGCGTGGCAGGCCCACGCGGCCGGGATCGCCTTCGGGTTCGCCGCCGCGCCCGCCGTGATGCGCCTGCCCATGCCGGGCCGAAGGCGAGCGGCGAAGCCGACGCGGATCGACGGCCTCCGGGACCTAGCGACGACGCCGGAGCTGCGGGCGATCCTGGAGGAGGCCGCCCGCGCGGACCTCCCGGAGACGCGCAACGCGTGGATCGAGAAGCTCGTCGCGAGCGCACGCTGCCCGCAGTGCGGCGGGACCCTTCGGCTGCGGTTCGGGCGACTCGCGAGCCCTTGCGGGTGGCGGCGTAGCCTTTGA
- a CDS encoding aldo/keto reductase has translation MGSNMRYTPLGRTGVHVSLLSLGAMTFGERNAWKLGGLAQDAVDKIVARAIDAGVNLFDTADVYDEGESETTLGRALKPWRDQVVLATKVRGRTGPGVNEIGLSRHHIRNAVRKSLERLGTTWIDLYQFHGWDPEVPLDESIEAMQDLVDDGVVIYPGLSNFAAWQIATVQARCEERGYARYETAQMSYSLLNRDIEHEVLPFLRFSGTSLLVWSPLHGGVLSGKYAKGEAPSPGSRMGDRGFTFPPFDEATGWDVVEKVRAVAKEQGCTPAQVALAWLAERKHIVLVGARSIEQLDEDLGAIDVHLTAKQLEELEALTKPKATYPRWMIERQGGGRAFPLVRPD, from the coding sequence ATGGGCTCGAACATGCGGTACACGCCCCTCGGCCGCACGGGCGTCCATGTCTCCCTGCTGAGCCTCGGCGCGATGACGTTCGGAGAGCGGAACGCCTGGAAGCTTGGCGGCCTCGCGCAAGACGCCGTCGACAAGATCGTCGCGCGGGCGATCGACGCCGGCGTGAACCTGTTCGACACCGCCGACGTGTACGACGAGGGGGAGTCGGAGACGACGCTCGGCCGCGCGCTGAAGCCTTGGCGAGACCAAGTCGTGCTCGCGACGAAGGTGCGCGGGCGCACGGGACCCGGGGTCAACGAGATCGGGCTGTCACGCCACCACATCCGCAACGCCGTCCGGAAGAGCCTCGAGCGCCTCGGGACGACGTGGATCGACCTCTACCAGTTCCACGGATGGGACCCGGAGGTCCCGCTCGACGAGAGCATCGAGGCGATGCAGGACCTCGTCGACGACGGCGTCGTGATCTATCCGGGGCTCTCGAACTTCGCCGCATGGCAGATCGCGACGGTCCAAGCGCGGTGCGAGGAACGCGGGTACGCGCGGTACGAAACCGCGCAGATGAGCTACAGCCTCCTCAACCGGGACATCGAGCACGAGGTCCTCCCCTTCCTGAGGTTCAGCGGGACGAGCCTGCTCGTATGGAGCCCGTTGCACGGCGGCGTCCTCTCGGGGAAGTACGCGAAAGGCGAGGCGCCCTCCCCCGGCAGTCGGATGGGGGACCGCGGGTTCACCTTCCCGCCGTTCGACGAGGCAACGGGGTGGGATGTCGTCGAGAAGGTCCGCGCCGTCGCGAAGGAGCAAGGGTGCACGCCCGCGCAGGTCGCCCTTGCGTGGCTCGCCGAACGCAAGCATATCGTCCTCGTGGGCGCGCGGTCGATCGAGCAGCTGGACGAGGACCTCGGCGCAATCGACGTCCATCTGACCGCGAAGCAGCTCGAGGAGCTCGAAGCCCTCACGAAGCCGAAAGCGACGTACCCGAGATGGATGATCGAGCGGCAGGGCGGGGGCCGCGCCTTCCCCTTAGTCCGTCCGGATTGA
- a CDS encoding isoprenylcysteine carboxylmethyltransferase family protein codes for MRGPVWRRIVAWSEMAVLFALLYVGVPWAGLQVDRWLRVAPWPSPIPWIGLGLFAVGVAGLAWCFALFARVGRGTPNPTAPPAVLVTVGPYAWTRNPIAMSHAAALIGLSVLVGSVSAVAIVVALAVPVHLAMLREEATLEARFGDAYRAYAARVPRWLPRPPRRHR; via the coding sequence ATGCGTGGGCCCGTGTGGCGTCGGATCGTCGCGTGGTCCGAGATGGCGGTCCTGTTCGCCCTCCTGTACGTCGGCGTTCCCTGGGCCGGCCTCCAGGTGGATCGGTGGCTCCGTGTCGCGCCCTGGCCCTCGCCGATCCCGTGGATCGGCCTCGGGCTCTTCGCGGTCGGCGTCGCGGGCCTCGCGTGGTGCTTCGCCCTCTTCGCCCGCGTCGGCCGTGGCACGCCGAACCCGACGGCGCCACCCGCGGTCCTCGTGACGGTCGGGCCGTACGCGTGGACGCGGAATCCGATTGCGATGTCGCACGCCGCCGCGCTTATCGGCCTGTCCGTCCTCGTGGGCTCCGTGTCCGCGGTGGCGATTGTCGTGGCGCTCGCCGTGCCGGTCCACCTCGCGATGCTCCGCGAAGAGGCGACCCTCGAGGCCCGGTTCGGCGACGCCTACCGGGCGTACGCGGCCCGCGTCCCACGTTGGCTCCCGCGGCCGCCCCGACGTCATAGGTGA
- a CDS encoding DUF835 domain-containing protein produces the protein MRLHSRRHREALLFAALLIASTLVLSPAEAGTYGVTEEQVIVGTTSGPSATGAADGQSETLTESLTTTQVPSTPVSQTLLLAEPVSGTFPAGIASLDGSEILYTEVGTGTPATNTVTRNPATVGTCTFQWGNLGIQPDTYTATGNGGDACVYLDYGLSVPAGSTIASIELGYMAYSNNGQFYLSLSWNDGGSWCPSVSSGPLPKTDPPSYTFTNFTACRAWSYSDANRVAARFTATAGGSVQLDANAIRVVYTYSSSYELDVRYLWTSVPAGAPQTLTLAGRILGDNISVEVLTPPAAWNARGTVNGTSRQTLAYDLTPAEYNSGSPAVRFVDAAGSSPSPTSLWLDYAAVVTTVTGYRLAVVQNLTGISGGSPVLEIRGAISAGPENANVEVWNFTSASWDVRLGAPFGASDAYHNATLFPDERSGGTVRVRYVDAGADDAVQATLRLDLVAVSTVPDGGAPWALAWGLGLLLAIVAGGFAFAFWIRGRRGRDEPAPPKGPRAPLEIRPGHAYLVEEPHPEASLHLLQDLDGGTRPILAISRVDLRFDGAAREASTIRSYRLVDRGSLRGDGLLTPSLERTVLLIEEFLGAEARGAVFLEGLEFLSDNNNFGSVLRLVRLLVDRVARTDHMLLVSVAPGIIPVEDLRRLKKEMEVVMPLP, from the coding sequence ATGCGTCTCCACAGCCGGCGGCATCGAGAGGCACTGCTGTTCGCCGCCCTCCTCATCGCGTCGACGCTCGTCCTCTCGCCCGCCGAGGCGGGGACGTACGGGGTCACGGAGGAACAGGTGATCGTCGGCACGACCTCCGGGCCGTCCGCCACGGGAGCCGCCGACGGACAGTCCGAGACCCTCACGGAGTCGCTCACGACGACGCAGGTGCCGTCGACCCCTGTGAGCCAGACGCTCCTCCTCGCCGAACCGGTGAGCGGGACGTTCCCCGCCGGGATCGCGTCGCTCGACGGCTCCGAGATCCTTTACACCGAGGTCGGCACGGGGACCCCCGCGACGAACACGGTCACCCGCAACCCGGCGACCGTGGGAACGTGCACGTTCCAGTGGGGCAACCTCGGGATCCAACCGGACACGTACACCGCGACGGGCAACGGGGGCGACGCCTGCGTTTACCTCGACTACGGGCTCTCGGTCCCTGCCGGGTCGACGATCGCGAGCATCGAGCTCGGGTACATGGCGTACTCGAACAACGGCCAGTTCTACCTCTCCTTGTCGTGGAACGACGGCGGGAGCTGGTGTCCGAGCGTATCGTCGGGCCCGCTCCCGAAGACCGACCCGCCCTCCTACACGTTCACGAACTTCACCGCCTGCCGCGCCTGGTCGTACTCGGACGCGAACCGCGTCGCGGCCCGGTTCACGGCGACCGCCGGGGGGTCCGTCCAACTGGACGCCAACGCGATCCGCGTCGTCTACACGTACTCGTCCTCCTACGAGCTCGACGTGCGCTACCTGTGGACCTCGGTCCCGGCGGGTGCCCCGCAGACGCTCACCCTCGCCGGTCGAATCCTGGGCGACAACATCTCCGTCGAGGTGCTCACGCCGCCTGCCGCGTGGAACGCCCGCGGGACAGTCAACGGGACGAGCCGCCAGACCCTCGCCTACGACCTCACGCCGGCGGAGTACAACAGCGGCTCCCCTGCCGTGCGGTTCGTCGACGCCGCCGGCTCGAGTCCGAGCCCGACCTCCCTGTGGCTCGACTACGCGGCGGTCGTGACGACGGTCACGGGCTACCGGCTCGCGGTCGTGCAGAACCTCACGGGGATCTCCGGCGGCTCCCCCGTCCTCGAAATCCGCGGCGCGATCTCCGCAGGGCCGGAGAACGCGAACGTCGAGGTGTGGAACTTCACGTCGGCCTCGTGGGACGTCCGACTCGGAGCGCCGTTCGGCGCCTCGGACGCGTACCACAACGCGACCTTGTTTCCGGACGAACGGAGCGGCGGGACCGTCCGGGTCCGCTACGTCGACGCCGGCGCCGACGACGCGGTCCAGGCGACCCTCCGGCTCGACCTCGTCGCCGTGTCCACCGTCCCGGATGGCGGGGCTCCGTGGGCGCTCGCGTGGGGCCTCGGGCTCCTCCTCGCGATCGTCGCGGGCGGCTTCGCGTTCGCGTTCTGGATCCGCGGGAGGCGCGGCCGTGACGAGCCCGCGCCGCCGAAAGGACCTCGCGCCCCGCTGGAAATCCGGCCGGGCCACGCCTACCTCGTCGAGGAGCCGCACCCCGAGGCGTCCCTGCACCTCCTCCAGGACTTGGACGGCGGGACACGCCCAATCCTCGCGATCAGCCGTGTCGACCTGCGCTTCGACGGCGCCGCCCGCGAGGCGTCGACGATCCGGTCGTACCGGCTCGTGGACCGGGGGAGCCTCCGGGGGGACGGGCTCCTCACGCCTTCCCTGGAGCGGACCGTCCTACTCATCGAGGAATTCTTGGGGGCCGAGGCGCGCGGCGCCGTATTCCTCGAGGGGCTCGAATTCCTGAGCGACAACAACAACTTCGGGAGCGTCCTTCGCTTGGTGCGGCTCCTCGTCGATCGGGTCGCCCGGACGGATCACATGCTCCTCGTGTCCGTGGCCCCGGGGATTATCCCGGTCGAGGATCTCCGCCGTCTCAAGAAGGAGATGGAAGTCGTGATGCCGCTGCCGTGA
- a CDS encoding DNA primase small subunit PriS: protein MAVLDPAKEATTAFLKVHFRRYYESTKPTLPDRYAKREFGFMFWTPGIVQRHKGFLHPDDLRTFLTGHVPAHAYYSSAYYENPAAPTMEDKGWLGADLIFDLDADHLPNASKMTYPEMLEAIRLKILHLYDDFLVSDFGFDEKAMRLVFSGGRGYHIHVFDERVWGLGSHERREIVDWITAKGLDAQAAFRESAFDSSEFKGHTRVKKRVVGPRRGEPGWPGKIARGIDELLVRLETMGREGAVGFMTSFEGVDRAAAESLYESLFKIRATSPRPIRAVDRVREGQLEALPDRARDLLVRLVVDVQQIRLDERAGVPLEGIVQRGETDEPVTSDIKRLIRMPSSLHGKTGLEVVPLTRDAIDDFRPLRDAVPAAWTDGRVRVLLKTKVNLDLRDETFALESGASDVPQYLAVFLAARGLATVAPDA from the coding sequence ATGGCGGTGCTGGACCCCGCGAAGGAAGCGACGACGGCCTTCCTCAAGGTTCACTTTCGCCGCTACTACGAATCGACGAAGCCGACCCTCCCGGACCGCTATGCGAAGCGCGAGTTCGGTTTCATGTTCTGGACCCCGGGGATCGTGCAGCGCCACAAGGGGTTCTTGCACCCAGACGATCTGCGGACGTTCCTGACGGGCCACGTGCCCGCCCACGCGTACTACTCGTCCGCGTACTACGAGAACCCGGCCGCGCCGACGATGGAGGACAAGGGCTGGCTCGGCGCCGACCTGATCTTCGACCTCGATGCGGACCACCTGCCGAACGCCTCGAAGATGACGTACCCGGAGATGCTCGAGGCGATCCGCCTGAAGATCCTCCACCTCTACGACGATTTCCTCGTCTCGGATTTCGGCTTCGACGAGAAAGCGATGCGGCTCGTGTTCTCGGGCGGCCGGGGGTACCACATCCACGTCTTCGACGAGCGCGTATGGGGCCTCGGATCCCACGAGCGGCGGGAGATCGTGGACTGGATCACCGCGAAAGGGCTCGACGCGCAAGCCGCGTTCCGCGAATCCGCATTCGATTCGAGTGAATTCAAAGGCCACACGCGCGTCAAGAAGCGGGTCGTCGGGCCTCGGCGCGGCGAGCCGGGATGGCCGGGAAAGATCGCGCGGGGCATCGATGAGCTCCTCGTCCGGCTTGAGACGATGGGACGGGAGGGCGCGGTCGGCTTCATGACCTCCTTCGAAGGGGTCGATCGCGCGGCCGCGGAGTCCCTCTACGAGAGCCTCTTCAAGATCCGAGCGACGAGCCCTCGCCCCATCCGGGCTGTCGATCGCGTGCGCGAAGGCCAGCTCGAGGCGCTGCCGGACCGGGCGAGAGACCTCTTGGTGCGGCTCGTCGTCGACGTTCAACAGATCCGACTCGATGAACGCGCGGGCGTACCCCTCGAGGGCATCGTCCAGCGCGGCGAGACGGACGAGCCCGTGACCTCGGACATCAAGCGGCTCATCCGCATGCCGTCCTCGCTGCACGGCAAGACGGGGCTGGAAGTGGTCCCGCTGACCCGCGACGCGATCGACGATTTCCGCCCGCTCCGCGACGCCGTGCCGGCGGCGTGGACGGACGGCCGCGTCCGCGTCCTCCTCAAGACCAAGGTCAATCTGGACCTTCGAGACGAAACGTTCGCCTTGGAATCCGGAGCGAGCGACGTCCCGCAGTACCTGGCCGTCTTCCTCGCGGCCCGGGGTCTCGCGACCGTCGCGCCCGACGCCTGA